The nucleotide sequence GGAATTTCAACTACAGTCAATGGTGTATCTTCTGTAGCAGGTTTGTTAGGATCATCTACCATCCACTCATTCACATCAAATTTAGTAGATGAAAAAGACATGTTTCCTTTTATAACCGCATTCTCATGCAATACATAGTTGATATAGTTGGAGATAGAACCTGTAGCAGCTACATCACTTTTACCCAGGAACCCATTAAATGTTGTAAGATTAATTTCCTGAGGAGTAAAGCTCATTTCTGCTTTGGTGATTTTAACAGTCGGCATATCCTTTGTCGAGTAGGTAAAGTTTGTCAACTGAGCAGAACCACTGGTAGGCAGTTTATCATAACGTTGTGCATCTACATCCGACATCTTTCCTTTGGTTTCAATGTCTGCATATACTCTACCTGTAAGAGTCATTCCTTCTATAGGATAAATTTTTGTCATTTTGGTCAGATCAGCTCCACCTTTAACCTTGATATCCCATGTATAATCATCCAGATTTTCTACATATGCCTTTGCTTCCAATGGTTCGCCCTCCAGAATCATCCGGAAGTTACTTACGTTAATCTTGGTGTCTCTCATCTGACCTGTACTATTATTAATAGTAGCATTGACATTCATTTGTTCAAGAGGAGCAGGAAACTGGCTGGTTTTTACATACCCGTTGGTCAGGCTCATAGCAGCTGTAACAGCAGGCATACGTTTAGCTAATGTATCATATACCCCTTTAGCTTTTACATCTATTGCATACAACCCTTTCAGTGTCATGCCATCAATAGGAAACATCTGAATCAGTTCCGCCAGATTTAATTGAGCCTTGATCTGCGTATCAATATCATATTTAGACAACCCTTTCAGTTTAAAGCGTCCATCAACCGGATTTTTACCCAGATCCAGGTGGAATTTTTGAATGTCTACCAGAATATCCTCCAGGTTACCACTGGCATCATCTACTTTCATGTCTACATTAATATTATTGACAGTAGTAGGAAGTGCTGAATATTTCATACTACCATTGGATATTTTAGTGTTCAAGCCAAAGCCAGGCATCTGTACCCCATTAAAGGTTCCTTTTACATATCCATCGAATGCTATATCTCCTTTTGCTTCCAGATCTTTAAAGCTTTCAGTATATACACCTGGCACCATGGAAAGCAGACTTTTAAATGTATTGTCTTTGCTTTTGAAGGTGATATCCATTGTGTAGTTAGTGTCTGGCATGGCAAACCATCCATCAAAACCTAACGCAAAATCATTGAGTTTAACATTATTCTCTTTGAATGTATATTTAGAGTTTTTCAGATCCATGCTTAATGTAATGTCAGCATCTACCTTTTTCTTTGACAAATATTCCACTCCATCAAAATTTATTGTCAGAGAGTCAATAGAAGTCTGACTATTCATATCAAATACTTCCTTCTCAAAGTCTCCACTACCTGTATGGTTCAGATTTACCACTTTGGTATATACAGGAATACTGCGGTCATCATATATAATATGTCCATTGGTGACAGACCAGCTATCAATACCAACTGCCACATTAGATTGACTTGTATCTACTTCTTCTGTTTGAGTCGTATCCGCTATATAGATGTCCCAGTTGGCCTTACCATCTTTCAATACTTTGGCTAAAATGCGGGGAGATTCCAGGTCTACCGCCTTTACTTTGATCTTATCGCCACTGATGACAGACATAATATCAACAGTCACCTGAAATTTAGGAACTGCCAATAAAGTGTCACTACGAAATACATCCTTACCGACTACTCCAAAATCTTCCAGAGAGGCTGTAATATTGGGAAAATGCTTGAAAAGGCTCACGCTAAAGCCTTCTGCATCGAAATATACTTTGGCATTCACTTTCTTTGCAATCTCTTGCTCAAGCTTAGCCTTAATTTCATCTTTATAAATAATAGGTAGAATAAAGGCTGCTCCCAATAGCAGTACAATTACGCCTAAAAAAATAAGGACAACTTTTTTCATGATATAGATTATGGTATGATATGGTTCAGCGAATGTAATGGAAAATAGTATGGCGAAAAAAATCAAACTAATTGAAAATCTGACATTTTCCTTACACACGATATTTTACATAATATAATGTAGCTTAGTGCCATAACGAAAGAAATAAAGAAAAGTAGATAAAAAAGTTGAAATTATTTGGAGAAAAGGATTGGGGTATATACTTTTGTAACCCTGCTCGCAAACAAAGAGTCAAAGACGAGCAGAACAA is from Xanthocytophaga agilis and encodes:
- a CDS encoding AsmA-like C-terminal region-containing protein, which translates into the protein MKKVVLIFLGVIVLLLGAAFILPIIYKDEIKAKLEQEIAKKVNAKVYFDAEGFSVSLFKHFPNITASLEDFGVVGKDVFRSDTLLAVPKFQVTVDIMSVISGDKIKVKAVDLESPRILAKVLKDGKANWDIYIADTTQTEEVDTSQSNVAVGIDSWSVTNGHIIYDDRSIPVYTKVVNLNHTGSGDFEKEVFDMNSQTSIDSLTINFDGVEYLSKKKVDADITLSMDLKNSKYTFKENNVKLNDFALGFDGWFAMPDTNYTMDITFKSKDNTFKSLLSMVPGVYTESFKDLEAKGDIAFDGYVKGTFNGVQMPGFGLNTKISNGSMKYSALPTTVNNINVDMKVDDASGNLEDILVDIQKFHLDLGKNPVDGRFKLKGLSKYDIDTQIKAQLNLAELIQMFPIDGMTLKGLYAIDVKAKGVYDTLAKRMPAVTAAMSLTNGYVKTSQFPAPLEQMNVNATINNSTGQMRDTKINVSNFRMILEGEPLEAKAYVENLDDYTWDIKVKGGADLTKMTKIYPIEGMTLTGRVYADIETKGKMSDVDAQRYDKLPTSGSAQLTNFTYSTKDMPTVKITKAEMSFTPQEINLTTFNGFLGKSDVAATGSISNYINYVLHENAVIKGNMSFSSTKFDVNEWMVDDPNKPATEDTPLTVVEIPKNIDFRLVSSLKEVLYDNMNLKDMVGTIIVKDGTVRMENLAFNTLGGSFIATGGYDSRDIKKPAYDFNLKINNLAIAEAYQTFNTVKTMMPMAQYIGGSVNVPEFSIKGLLKQDMMPDMATVTGGGILKLVQATLKESPVTQGFAAVTKLSNITPAELKDVILSAKIENGRVSYQPFDVKLKDYAANVSGSNGLDGSLDYKVKVDVPTGKVGAQVTSFLSSQLKTPVTNPEKIQLDLGVGGTFNKPQIKILGSSATGQLKSALTDKANAEVDKAKAQAQAELEKKKAELEQKAKAEAEAKLKAEQDKINAEIAKQKKELEEKAAAAKKKAEEEAKNKLKSLFNKGTSTKDTTKR